Sequence from the Streptosporangium brasiliense genome:
CGCAAGGCGACGGTGGAGCTGGCCGACATCTACGCCCGGCTCCTGCTCCACGGCGACGAGGTCGAGGTCGTCGACGACCGGGCGGTCACGGTGGGCGGGCGGAGCGGCCACAGCCGCGCCCTGCGGGCCGAGTATCGAGACGTCGTCAACCGCCCGGCCTATCTCCGTGTGGTGTTTCTCACCGGCGCCGGGGGACGGCCGGTCGTCGTGGTCGGCATGGCCCAGCCCGACGACCCCCGGCTGCGGGCCGAGATCGACACGGTGATCTCCGGGGTCCGTTAGGCGTGACGGCGGCCCGCTCCCGCGCGCCCGGCGGGCGTCCGCGGCAGGGCGTCGGGGGGACGGCGGGAGGCCCCGGGGGGCGCGGCCGTACGCGGCCGGGAGACCTCTAGCACGCGGAGGTGACCTTGGCGAGCATCTCGCCGGATCGGCACGTCTTGTCGGCGACTCAGATTACCCTGGGGACACTGTGAGCACTTTCGCCGCATCCCACCTGTCCCCCTCGTACCCCGAACGTGCCGCCTGGGGCACCGCGCCGAAGCTCCGCGCCTGGCAGCAGGAGGCATTCGACCTCTACTCCAGACGTGAGCCGCGCGACTTCCTCGCGGTCGCCACGCCCGGTGCGGGCAAGACGACCTTCGCGCTGCGCATCGCCAGCGAGCTCCTGTCGCGAGGGATCGTCCGGGCTGTGACGATCGTCACACCCACCGAACATCTCAAGCAGCAGTGGGCCGACGCCGCCTCCAGGGTCGGCATCGCCATCGACCCCGAGTTCAAGAACAGCCAGGGCGCGACCTCTCGCGACTACGTCGGCGTGGCCGTCACCTACGCCCAGATCTCGATGCACCCGGCGCTGCACCGCGCCCGGACCGAGGCGCGCAAGACGCTCGTCATCTTCGACGAGATCCACCACGCGGGCGACGCGAAGTCCTGGGGCGACGGCGTGCGCGAGGCGTTCGAGCCCGCCGCGCGGCGCCTGGCGCTGACCGGCACGCCGTTCCGGTCCGACGTCAACCCGATCCCGTTCGTCACCTACATGGAAGACGGCGAGGGCATCCGGCGCAGCGTCTCCGACTACTCCTACGGCTATGGCCCGGCGCTCGCCGACGGCGTCGTCCGGCCGGTCATCTTCCTCGCCTACGCGGGCGAGATGCGCTGGCGGACCCGCGCGGGCGACGAGATCGCCGCGACCCTCGGCACCCCGCTCACCAAGGACCAGCTCGGCCAGGCGTGGAAGGCGGCGCTCGACCCCAAGGGCGACTGGATCCGGCAGGTGCTCCACGCGGCGGACCGGCGGCTGACCGAGGTGCGCAGGGGCGTCCCCGACGCGGGCGCCCTGGTCATCGCCACCGACCACGAGACCGCCCGCGCCTACGCCAAGCACATCCGCGCCATCACCGGGGAGGGCGCCACGGTCGTGCTCTCCGACGACCCCGAGGCGTCGAAGAAGATCAAGCAGTTCTCCGCGTCCCAGGACCGCTGGCTGGTGGCGGTCCGGATGGTCTCCGAGGGCGTCGACATCCCCCGCCTGGCCGTCGGGGTCTACGCCACGAGCACCTCGACCCCGCTGTTCTTCGCCCAGGCCGTCGGCCGTTTCGTCCGGGCCCGCAAGCGCGGCGAGACCGCCTCGGTGTTCCTGCCCTCGGTGCCCACCCTGATGGGGCTGGCCGGGGAGATGGAGGCCGAGCGCGACCACGTGCTCGACCGCAGCCTTCCGGAGGAGGGCCTCGACGACTTCCTGCTCGACGACGCCCAGCGCAAGAAGGACAACCCCGACGTCCTGGGGGACGAGCTGCCCTTCGAGACGCTGGAGGCGGTCGCCACCTTCGACCGGGTGCTCTTCGACGGCGGCGAGTTCGGCACCGCCGCCGAGCCTGGTTCCCCCGAGGAGGAAGACTTCCTCGGCCTGCCCGGCCTGCTGGAGCCCGACCAGGTGCGGACCCTGCTGAGCAAGCGCCAGTCCGACCAGCTCAAGGCCAAGCGGAACCGCCCCGAGCCCAAGGAGCCCCAGCTCGCTCCGCACGAGCTCATCGCCAACCTGCGCAGGGAGCTCAACGGGCTGGTCGGCGCGTGGAACCACCGCACCGGCCAGCCCCACGGCGTCATCCACGCCGAGCTCCGCCGGGCCTGTGGCGGCCCGGCCATCGCGCAGGCCACCGCCGAGCAGGTCCAGGAGCGGATCGACAAGATCCGCCACTGGGCCACCCAGCGGTCGCACTAGCCGCCGCCCCGCGGCGGACGCGGGCTCCGGGAGCCGGAAGGCGGCCCTGGAGCACCGATGGGCGCGTGCCCGTTCGGCTCAGGGAGGCTCGGGGGGGGCAGCTCAGGGAGACTCGGGGGGCAGCTCAGGGAGACTCGGGGGTCAGCTCAGGGAGATCGGCCGTCCGGTCCGGCCGTCGATGGCCCGGAACGCCCCCTTGCCGGGCAGCGGCGGCGCCAGGCGCACCTCCACCGAGGCCATCCCGTCCGCCACGCTCACCGGGAGCCTCCGGGCGCCGGCGGGCCGGTGCCTCATCGGCCCCTCATGCAGCCAGACCTTGACGTCCCGCCGGTCGCGGCGCAGGACGACGGTCGCGGTGTCGCACTCGTCCGCCACGGCCGTCCAGCGGAACGTCACGGCGCGCAGGTCGCCCTGGCTCCGGGCCGGTCGAGCCTGCTCGGGGGAGGGCAGCCGGGCGGCGCAGGCCGTCGCGCGCCCGGCCGGCTCCGCCGCCGGGGCGGTCATGGCCGGGGGCCGGGCGGCCGGGGCGGTCATGGCCGGGGGGTGGGCGGCCGGGGTGGACGGGGTCCGGGTGGTGCTGTGGACCCAGAGCGTGGTCACCTCCAGTCCGGCCAGCGCGACCACGCTGCCCAGCCGGGTCGCGCCGTTGCCGCGTATCAGCAGCCACAGACACAGGGGAGCCAGGATCAGCCATGAGACACCGAGCACGAGCATGGACGGTCACCACCGTGAGATCAGAGGATTACGACTCTCCGTAATACTCTTATCGCATCGGGTAGCGACCGTCTTGGAAGTTTCATGACCGGCCTGTAGGCCCTTCCGGGACCGTGCCGTCGGGGTCGGGGCCGATCGATCCGGCCGGGGCCGTACGGCCGGAGTCAGGAACGGACCACCGGCTCGCCGCTGAGGCCGGCCCCGGCGGCGCCGAGCTCGGCCAGCGCGGCCTCCGTGGTCGACCTGGCCACCCCGGCGGTCAGGTCCAGCAGCACCCGCACGGCCAGGCCGTTGCGGACCGCGTCCAGGGCGGTGGCGCGCACGCAGTGGTCGGTGGCGATGCCGACGATGTCCACCGCGCTCACCTGGCGCCGGGCGAGCCAGTCGGCCAGGCCCGTCCCGTCGGGGGCGCTGCCCTCGAAGCCGCTGTAGGCGGCGGCGCGGGCGCCCTTGCTGAACACCTCCTCCACCTTGGCGGTGTCGAAGGCGGGGTGGAACTCCGCGCCCGAGGTCCCGGCCACGCAGTGGGCGGGCCAGGAGCCGACGTAGTCGGGCTCGGCGGCGAAGTGGTCGCCGGGGTCGACGTGGAAGTCACGGGTGGCCACGACATGGTCGTAGTCGTGCGAGGCGGCGTGCCGGGAGATGGCCGCGGCGACCTCGGCGCCGCCGCCCACCGGCAGGCTGCCGCCCTCGCAGAAGTCGTTCTGGACATCGACGATGATCAGTGCGGTTGCCATGAAGGCTAGTCAAACACGGTCGGAATGGCGGCGTAGCCCCGGGACAGCTGGTGGGCCTCGGCGGGGAGCTCGGCGACGGTCTCGCGGTGCCGGAGGCGGGCCGCCTCCAGCTCCTCCCGGCCGACGACCTCGCCGCCGCGGACCAGCTCGACCTGGAGCGGGCGGCTGTCGGCGGGGCGGTCGCCGGAGACGGTGACCAGCTCGGTGAGCGCCGTGCCCGCCGGGTCGAGCTGCCGGAAGGCGTTCTTGCGCCCGCCCCGGCTGGGCTTGCCCACCGATCTCTTGGCCACCGGCTGCACGATCCCCTCGGCGTCCTCCCGGGCGACGAGCTTGTAGACCAGCGCGGCCGTCGGCACGCCGGACCCGGTGACCAGCGAGGTGCCGACGCCGTAGGCGTCCACCGGGGCGGCCGACAGCGCCGCGATGGCGTACTCGTCCAGGTCGCTGGTGACGAGGATCCGGGTCTTGTCGGCGCCCAGCGAGTCGAGCTGCCCGCGGACGGCGTGGGCGACCTCGGCCAGGTCGCCGGAGTCGAGGCGGACGGCCCCCAGGTCGGGGCCCGCCAGCTCCACGCCGGCCCGTACGGCCTCGGCCACGTCGTAGGTGTCCACCAGCAGCGTGGTGCCCTCGCCGAGCGAGTCGATCTGGGCCTGGAAGGCGTGCCGCTCCGAGTCGTGCAGCAGGGTGAAGGCGTGGGCGGCGGTCCCGGCGGTCGGCACGCCGTACAGGTGACCGGCCATCAGGTTGGAGGTGAAGGCGAACCCGCTCAGGTAGGCGGCCCGCGCGGCGGCCACGGCCGCCACCTCGTGGGTGCGCCGCGAGCCCATCTCGATGAGTGGCCTGGATCCGGCGGCGCGGACCATCCGGGAGGCCGCGGTGGCGATGGCGCAGTCGTGGTTGAGGATCGACAGCAGCACCGTCTCCAGCAGCACGGCCTCGGCGAAGGTGCCCTCCACGGTCAGGATGGGGGACCCGGGGAAGTAGCACTCGCCCTCGCGGTAGCCGTACAGGTCGCCGGAGAAGCGGTAGCCGGCGAGGAAGTCCAGGGTGGGGGCGTCGACCACCCGGTTGTCACGGAGGAAGGCGAGCTCCTCGTCGCCGAACCGGAAGTTCTCCAGCGCCTCCAGCACGCGGCCGGTCCCGGCGACCACCCCGTATCGCCGCCCTCCGGGCAGGTGCCGGGCGAACACCTCGAACACCGTCCGTCGTGCGGCCGCTCCGCTGCGCAGCGCCGCCTGCACCATTGTCAGCTCATAGTGATCTGTCAGCAACGCCCTGCTCATGCTCGTCATCACGAGTCGAAGACTAAGCCCGCGGTAGGGCAGACTGGTGTATGTGGGTAGCACCGCTCCAATGGAGGTCGAGCGTCCGTCAATCGACGTCCGGCCCGATCTGCCGTGGCTGACGATCGTCTGGAACGACCCGGTCAACCTGATGTCCTACGTCACGTATGTCTTCCAGTCCGTCTTCGGTTACTCGAAGGAGAAGGCGGAGAAGCTGATGCTCGACGTGCACCAGAAGGGCAGGGCCGTGGTCTCCAGCGGCACCCGCGAGGAGATGGAGCGCGACGTGCAGATCATGCACTCCTACGGTCTGTGGGCCACCGTGCAGCGGGATTCATGAGCGGCGGACGCGGCGGGACCCGTCCGGCGCCCCGTCCCGCGGCGACCGGGGGCGGGCCCCGGCGGGAGACGGACGGGGATCGGTGAGCGAGCGGTGAGTTCAGGCTTCAAGCGTGGGCGCAAGGGCGGTGTGATCACCGTTTTCGACGCGGCCGAGGTCTCGATCCTGCGTTCGCTGGTCTCCCAGATCCTCGGCCTGATCGAGCCCGGGGAGACCGGGGACGACCCGCTGGAGCGCGCGCTCGGCATCGGCCCGTCCGAGCAGTCCGCCGACCCGGTGCTGGCCCGGCTGTTCCCCTCGGCCTACGAGGACGCCGAGCAGTCCGCCGAGTTCCGCCGCTACACCGAGGCGACCCTGCGCGACGGCAAGCGGGCCGACGCGCAGACCATGCTCGACAGCGCCGAGCCCGGACGGGTCGAGCTCACCCAGGAGCAGGCGCAGGCGTGGATGCGCGCGCTGAACGACGTACGGCTCGCGCTCGGCACCCGGCTGGAGGTGACCGAGGAGGTCCACGACGAGATCGCCCGGATGGGGGAGGACGACCCGCGCTATCCGGCGTATGTCACCTACGACTGGCTGACCTACCTTCAGGACACCTTGGTCCGTGCCCTTTGGTAACTTCCTGACATGCTCACGATCTCCCGGGAACTGGTTGACAAGATCATCGCGCACGCCCGGGCCGACCACCCGGACGAGGCCTGCGGCGTGATCGCCGGACCGATCGGCTCCGACTCCCCTGAGCGGTTCGTCGCGATGGAGAACGCCGAGCGGTCGCCCACCTTCTACCGCTTCGACTCGATGGAGCAGCTGCGGGTCTGGCGCGAGATGGACGACCGCGACGAGGAGCCGGTGGTCATCTACCACTCCCACACCGCGACCGAGGCATACCCCTCGCGGACCGACATCAGCTACGCCTCCGAGCCGAACGCCCACTACGTGCTGGTCTCCACCCGCGAGGAGCTGGGCGAGGAGGCCGAGCTGCGCTCCTACCGGATCGTCGACGGGGTGGTGGAGGAGGAAGAGGTCACGGTCACCTCGGGGTGAGCCGCGTCCCAGTGGCCGATACGGCCGTGATGTGAATCGTCCCTTTGGGTAAGCTGATGACCATGTCGACCGTTGACCCGAGCCTGGAGGACGTCGTGCTCTCACGTACCGGCGCACGGGCCCGGCTCGCGGGTCTCGCGGCCGTGCAGAGCTTCCTGTTCGCGCACACTCCCACCGTCGTCGTCTACGACTGTCGCTGACCGGCAGTTCTGGAATCCCTCCGTGCCCGCCGGTGTTCTGGATCCGGTGGGCGGCACTCCCATGACGACACAAGGAGATTGACCCGCGATGGCCATCGAGGTTCGCATTCCGACCATCCTGCGCACTTACACCGACGGCGCCAAGGCCGTCGACGCCAAGGGCGCGACGCTCGAGGAGCTGATCGGCGACCTGGAGACCCGGCACCCTGGGCTGAAGGACCGTCTGATCGACAAGGGCGCGCTGCGCCGCTTCGTGAACGTGTACCTGAACGACGAGGACGTCCGCTTCCTGGGCGGCCTGGAGACCCCGCTCTCCGACGGCGACACGGTCACCGTCCTGCCGGCCGTGGCCGGCGGCTCCCGCTAGCGGCGCGGCGCCGCCGCGCTCGACCGGGCGGCGGCGCACGCCGATGTTTCTGGTTTGTCACCACGGAGCGGAAGCCGTAGACGATGCGCTTTGACTCACTGATCGATTCCGTAGGCCGTACCCCGCTGGTCGGCCTGCCCCGGCTGTCACCGTCGGAGGACGTGCGGATCTGGGCCAAGCTGGAAGACCGCAACCCGACCGGTTCGATCAAGGACCGTCCCGCGCTGTGGATGATCGAGCAGGCGGAGAAGGACGGCCTCCTCCGGCCCGGCTGCACGATCCTCGAACCCACCAGCGGCAACACCGGCATCTCGCTGGCGATGTCCGCCCGGCTCAAGGGCTACAAGCTGATCTGCGTGATGCCGGAGAACACCTCGGAGGAGCGCCGCCAGCTCCTGCGCATGTGGGGGGCGGAGATCATCTCCTCCCCGGCGGCCGGCGGCTCCAACGAGGCGGTCCGGGTCGCCAAGGGCCTGGCCGCGGAGAATCCGGACTGGGTGATGCTCTACCAGTACGGCAACCCGGCCAACTGGCGCTCCCACTACGAGACGACGGGGCCGGAGATCCTCCAGGACCTGCCGGCCGTCACCCACTTCGTGGCCGGTCTGGGCACCACCGGCACCCTGATGGGCGTCGGCCGGTTCCTGCGCGAGCGCGTCCCCGGCGTGAAGATCGTGGCCGCCGAGCCCCGCTACGGCGAGCTGGTGTACGGCCTGCGCAACGTGGACGAGGGCTTCATCCCCGAGCTCTACGACCCCGACGTCCTGACCACCCGCTTCTCCGTCTCCTCCGCCGACGCGCTCCGGCGCACGAGAGAGCTGCTGGCCGCCGAGGGCATCTTCGCCGGGGTCTCCACCGGAGCCGCCCTGCACGGCGCGCTCGGTATGGCGAGCAAGGCCGTCAAGGCCGGGGAGCGGGCCGACATCGTGTTCGTGGTGGCCGACGGCGGCTGGAAATACCTGTCCACCGGCGCCTACGAGGGCACCCTCGACGAGGCCGAGGAGCGGCTCGAAGGCCAGCTCTGGGCGTAGGGGGACCACCGGGCCCCGGGCCCGGCGCCTCCGGAAGAGCAGAAGGCGGGCACCCCATCGGGGTGCCCGCCTTCTGCGTGTTCTGTCTGTTCCGCTTGTTCCGCACCCGGCTCCGCCCGGCCCGGCCCGGCTCAGCCGGAGCCGGGCCGGGCGGCGCTCGGCGGGGTCAGGCTCAGTCGAACAGGACCCGCAGGGAGAAGGACGCCTCGCTGCCGTTCTGCGTCCCGCTCACACCGACGGCGCGCAGCTGCTGGAGGTTCGCCTTCTCCTCGCCCTGGAGGGTTTCGAGGTAGAGCTTCTCGACCTTGTTGAGGTCGACGTAGGCGGCGAAGGTCGCCGAGTCGGCGTCGGGGATCGCGAGCTTGAAGCCCTCGTCGTCGGCCAGGCTCCCCTCCTTGGCGAGCTCGGCGGCGTACTCCTGCGAGCTGGCCAGGACGAAGGTGCCGTCACCGGGGACCTTGGCGAGCTGCGGGGCGGCGGTGCCCGAGTCGGCGAGGAACTTCTCGATCTTGCCGACGACCTCCTGCGCCTTGGCCGGGTCGGTGACCACGCGGGCACCGAACTTGGGCTGGCCGCTGTCGAGGCCGTTGGCGTCCACCGCCAGGGTGATGTTCTTGCCGAGCAGGGTCACCAGGTCGGCGGGGAGCGCCAGCCCGTACTTCTGCTGGGCCTGGTCGGCGAACTGCTGGAAGCTCCCGCCGGCGGCCTGGTCGGCCGACTTCATGATCTGGGCCCACTGCTTGCCGATGATGTCGCCGAGACCGGAGATCGAGACCGCGCCGGCGGTGGAGGCCGGGAGCTGGCCGATCCTGGTGGCCTCCGGCTCGCCCAGCCCCTCCAGGGGCTGCGCGCCGCGGCTGATGCCGGCCAGCTCGACGTAGCTGCCGTCGAAGCGGAGCGCGCCGGCCACGCGGGCGTTCTTGATCTGTTCGAAGGCGGCGGCGTCCTGGCCGGCCATCTCCGGGGCGAGCTGCGCGATCTTGCCGCCGTCCATCCAGAAGGAGAGCACACCGGTCTCGCCGAGGGCGCTCAGGTCGTCGGAGAAGTTGGCGTTGTCGGTCAGCGGCGCCGCCTTGGTGGCCTGGTCGGCCTCCGCCTGGGTGCCGCTGAGCAGCGCGTAGTCCTCGCGGAAGGCGATGCCGTACTTCTCCTCGCCCATCAGCTTGGCGATCCCCGCCTTGGCCTTGGCCTCGTCGGTCACCTGGACGGCCACCACGAAACCGGGATCGGCGTCGGCCTTGGCCGGGGCGAGCACGGCCATACCGACGCGGTCCCCGATCCACGGCTGGATGTCGGTGGCGTAGTTCACCTTGCCGGCGCTGCCCATCTTGTCGGCCAGGTCGAAGAGGGCCTTGCGCGGGTCGTCGCCGGTGAAGGAGTCCTTGGTGACGGTGAACTTCTGGGCGATGCTGAACAGCGCCACCTTCTGGTTGGCGGCCGGGTCGAAGTCCAGGCGCACGTAGCCGACGGCGTTGCCGGGGAGCACGTCGTGCGGCTGGGTGCCGCCGCCGCTGAGCATGCTGACCGCGAACGCGCCGCCGCCGCCCACGAGGGCGACGACCAGGGCGGCGACCACCGCGAGCAGCCAGCCCTTGCCACCCTTACGGGCGGCGGGCGGAGCCGGCTGTCCCGCGCCGAGGAAATCGGTGCCCTGCTGCTGCCAACCGGGCTGCTGTCCGTAGTTCTGCTGTCCGTAGTTCTGCTGCTGGTAGCCGGGCTGCTGGTAGCCGGCCTGGCCCTGCTGCTGGTAACCGGGGTAGCCGGGCTGGCCCTGCTGCTGTCCGTAGCCCTGCTGGCCCTGCTGCGGGTAGCCGGCCTGCTGTCCGTAGCCCTGCTGCGGCTGGCCCTGCTGGTAACCCCCCGCGCTCTGCTGCGGGTAGCCAGGCTGCTGCGGGTAGCCGGGCTGGCCCTGCTGCGGGTAGCCGGCCTGCTGGGGATGGGGCTGGGTGTGCGGCTGACCGTGCTGCTGCGCACCCTCGTTCCAACGGTAGGCGATCGTCCTGTCGGGCTGCTGGCCCGGCGTGGGCGACTGGTCGGGGGGATTGTTGGCAGACATGCTCACTCA
This genomic interval carries:
- a CDS encoding DEAD/DEAH box helicase produces the protein MSTFAASHLSPSYPERAAWGTAPKLRAWQQEAFDLYSRREPRDFLAVATPGAGKTTFALRIASELLSRGIVRAVTIVTPTEHLKQQWADAASRVGIAIDPEFKNSQGATSRDYVGVAVTYAQISMHPALHRARTEARKTLVIFDEIHHAGDAKSWGDGVREAFEPAARRLALTGTPFRSDVNPIPFVTYMEDGEGIRRSVSDYSYGYGPALADGVVRPVIFLAYAGEMRWRTRAGDEIAATLGTPLTKDQLGQAWKAALDPKGDWIRQVLHAADRRLTEVRRGVPDAGALVIATDHETARAYAKHIRAITGEGATVVLSDDPEASKKIKQFSASQDRWLVAVRMVSEGVDIPRLAVGVYATSTSTPLFFAQAVGRFVRARKRGETASVFLPSVPTLMGLAGEMEAERDHVLDRSLPEEGLDDFLLDDAQRKKDNPDVLGDELPFETLEAVATFDRVLFDGGEFGTAAEPGSPEEEDFLGLPGLLEPDQVRTLLSKRQSDQLKAKRNRPEPKEPQLAPHELIANLRRELNGLVGAWNHRTGQPHGVIHAELRRACGGPAIAQATAEQVQERIDKIRHWATQRSH
- a CDS encoding isochorismatase family protein, yielding MATALIIVDVQNDFCEGGSLPVGGGAEVAAAISRHAASHDYDHVVATRDFHVDPGDHFAAEPDYVGSWPAHCVAGTSGAEFHPAFDTAKVEEVFSKGARAAAYSGFEGSAPDGTGLADWLARRQVSAVDIVGIATDHCVRATALDAVRNGLAVRVLLDLTAGVARSTTEAALAELGAAGAGLSGEPVVRS
- a CDS encoding nicotinate phosphoribosyltransferase, whose translation is MTSMSRALLTDHYELTMVQAALRSGAAARRTVFEVFARHLPGGRRYGVVAGTGRVLEALENFRFGDEELAFLRDNRVVDAPTLDFLAGYRFSGDLYGYREGECYFPGSPILTVEGTFAEAVLLETVLLSILNHDCAIATAASRMVRAAGSRPLIEMGSRRTHEVAAVAAARAAYLSGFAFTSNLMAGHLYGVPTAGTAAHAFTLLHDSERHAFQAQIDSLGEGTTLLVDTYDVAEAVRAGVELAGPDLGAVRLDSGDLAEVAHAVRGQLDSLGADKTRILVTSDLDEYAIAALSAAPVDAYGVGTSLVTGSGVPTAALVYKLVAREDAEGIVQPVAKRSVGKPSRGGRKNAFRQLDPAGTALTELVTVSGDRPADSRPLQVELVRGGEVVGREELEAARLRHRETVAELPAEAHQLSRGYAAIPTVFD
- the clpS gene encoding ATP-dependent Clp protease adapter ClpS, which gives rise to MEVERPSIDVRPDLPWLTIVWNDPVNLMSYVTYVFQSVFGYSKEKAEKLMLDVHQKGRAVVSSGTREEMERDVQIMHSYGLWATVQRDS
- a CDS encoding DUF2017 domain-containing protein; the encoded protein is MSSGFKRGRKGGVITVFDAAEVSILRSLVSQILGLIEPGETGDDPLERALGIGPSEQSADPVLARLFPSAYEDAEQSAEFRRYTEATLRDGKRADAQTMLDSAEPGRVELTQEQAQAWMRALNDVRLALGTRLEVTEEVHDEIARMGEDDPRYPAYVTYDWLTYLQDTLVRALW
- a CDS encoding M67 family metallopeptidase, which produces MLTISRELVDKIIAHARADHPDEACGVIAGPIGSDSPERFVAMENAERSPTFYRFDSMEQLRVWREMDDRDEEPVVIYHSHTATEAYPSRTDISYASEPNAHYVLVSTREELGEEAELRSYRIVDGVVEEEEVTVTSG
- a CDS encoding MoaD/ThiS family protein; the encoded protein is MAIEVRIPTILRTYTDGAKAVDAKGATLEELIGDLETRHPGLKDRLIDKGALRRFVNVYLNDEDVRFLGGLETPLSDGDTVTVLPAVAGGSR
- a CDS encoding PLP-dependent cysteine synthase family protein, which translates into the protein MRFDSLIDSVGRTPLVGLPRLSPSEDVRIWAKLEDRNPTGSIKDRPALWMIEQAEKDGLLRPGCTILEPTSGNTGISLAMSARLKGYKLICVMPENTSEERRQLLRMWGAEIISSPAAGGSNEAVRVAKGLAAENPDWVMLYQYGNPANWRSHYETTGPEILQDLPAVTHFVAGLGTTGTLMGVGRFLRERVPGVKIVAAEPRYGELVYGLRNVDEGFIPELYDPDVLTTRFSVSSADALRRTRELLAAEGIFAGVSTGAALHGALGMASKAVKAGERADIVFVVADGGWKYLSTGAYEGTLDEAEERLEGQLWA
- a CDS encoding DUF3352 domain-containing protein, with translation MSANNPPDQSPTPGQQPDRTIAYRWNEGAQQHGQPHTQPHPQQAGYPQQGQPGYPQQPGYPQQSAGGYQQGQPQQGYGQQAGYPQQGQQGYGQQQGQPGYPGYQQQGQAGYQQPGYQQQNYGQQNYGQQPGWQQQGTDFLGAGQPAPPAARKGGKGWLLAVVAALVVALVGGGGAFAVSMLSGGGTQPHDVLPGNAVGYVRLDFDPAANQKVALFSIAQKFTVTKDSFTGDDPRKALFDLADKMGSAGKVNYATDIQPWIGDRVGMAVLAPAKADADPGFVVAVQVTDEAKAKAGIAKLMGEEKYGIAFREDYALLSGTQAEADQATKAAPLTDNANFSDDLSALGETGVLSFWMDGGKIAQLAPEMAGQDAAAFEQIKNARVAGALRFDGSYVELAGISRGAQPLEGLGEPEATRIGQLPASTAGAVSISGLGDIIGKQWAQIMKSADQAAGGSFQQFADQAQQKYGLALPADLVTLLGKNITLAVDANGLDSGQPKFGARVVTDPAKAQEVVGKIEKFLADSGTAAPQLAKVPGDGTFVLASSQEYAAELAKEGSLADDEGFKLAIPDADSATFAAYVDLNKVEKLYLETLQGEEKANLQQLRAVGVSGTQNGSEASFSLRVLFD